TTTATATCTAACAAAAACAGGTCCAGTAATGAGAAATAGAAATAGCCCATCAAATAAGAGAATGCAATTATACCTCAGTCTTTGAATCTATTCCATAGATGCAGAATACATTTTTTATAGGTGGTCTATCCCAAGGTGTAAGGGGGTTCAGCACAGGATCACCATGATAAGACCTGGATAATACAAGATTGAAGATTCAGGTTTATCAAAAGTAAGAAGTAAAGATAGAGCCATTTCACGTGTAATGAAGTAGGTAGCACGAGAAGCATTACAAAATACGACAAACATGTTAGTTTGTTGTCAAGCAGAACAGAAGTAAATAACAATTGGAAAGAGAGCATTTATTTGGTCCTGTCTTTTGCGAGCATACTTTCAATCAATGTCAAACCATTACACTAAATTCACCAGTTTATGAAAAGGTTTTGTATGAAAAAGAGAATGCTGAACAACCCCAGTTATAGCCCCATTCAATCTAAAAGGAAAAATGAGTGTGACCCTAGATAATCTGCTAATTACATTTTGAAACTCATGATATTTGCAGAATAGGAAAGTAAATCATAGAATAAATCCAATGGAGAGTATATTAGATTATGCTAAAATTACAAGAGATGCCAGAAATGTATTATACACTTTCTCCACCATATATTAGTTTAAATTAAGTTGTGTATAAGAAATAAGTTGAGGGGACACAAACACAAACCGGTGGTCCATTTACAGCTTATATTAAGCTGGAGATAGGTGATTAACGCAAAAAAAACCCGCGTGAAATATATCAAGTTGTAATGCCTCAAAGAAGTTATTGAATTTTGAAGGTCACTGCAAAGTTTCTTTTATAGATTGGAAATTTCACTTGCCAAGGGGTAAAGTACTCACTTCTGTAATTGGTACAACAACCTCTGACTATCTGAATCATAGTCTTCTATTGCTTTGAAAAAGGTCCCATCTGCTATTTCCCGAGCAGAGAAGGATAACTGAGTGGGTTGTCCACATTCCATGCTAGACAAGTTGGTCTCAGGTATTTCTGAAATTGTTGGATAGGCATTGAATCCTGTAAATACAAAATGTGATTAATTTAATAGTACGAAGAATATCGTATCCAAGAGATACACATGAAAGTTAAGTTTAAAGCCTCACTATTGGTGAAAGGAATTTCAATATTGATGATATTTGTTGGCCATCCTGAGTAGTTTGACTGGAATTCCTGTTCCTCACATTGATGTGAGTGATGACCCTTCCTACTACCTCCAGAAAAATGTTTCCAGTAAGTATTATCTGCCCTACAATACTTCGAAAATGGCAACATCCATagtgaagaaccaaaagaattGAACATCAATCGAGATGTTCCCTGGTACCTTGGCAAAATATGCAATAAATACATGTTAAAATAGGATTTGTATCCTAAGACAAATTGCCATGAGATGTGAATACCACTTGAATAATCTAAGGCGTACAATGAAGAAACCTCAAATAAGACTTACACATAATCAGGACCTTTTCACAACAAAATGCAGTAAAGTAGATTACTCTTAATGATTATTTATTGGTGCTTGGTATTAAAGTCCACAAGTGTAACCTAGTTCAGCTTTTGCAACTACATGAAAACCTAAGTAACTTATTAAAAAGGCAGAAAAAGATCAGTCCATATATTTTAATGATAtgagaaaactgaaaatcagCAGAAGTTATATTTCCAAAGACAATTAACAGAGTGACATTCAATGTTTCTACTCAAAGTTGTCATTTAATGGCTGGTTAAATTTTCTTCAATATGTGCACGAGTTAGAGTTTCCTCTAAGTCAATAAACACAAGTGTTTTCTCAAAAGCTATCCTGCATGAAACAAACAAGAAGATTTTGAGTCAACATTACCCAACTACTAAGTAAGAGCATGAAGACAcatcaaacttctttttttgtctcGTAAAAGTTATGCAAGGTGTCTATGTTCCAGATAAAATCCAATGGTTTATAAATATAAGTCAATATAGTAAGAATGTAAGATGCCTTGCAACAGGGAGAATGAGTGGAAAACTCATGAACCACCAAAATAACAGGTTCACTTCTAAACCCCCCCCCAAAACAGCTTATGATGCTTAATAATTAGGTTTGAATATCTCAACCACCAAAATAAATGCCTACTAATGCCAGTCCTGTCTTCCATTGGTTTAGAATAAGTTGTTTTGGTGGTGGTGAGTATTGCACCGGTCCGAGTCAGTGTAAGTTGTGTACCCATTATACAACAAAAGGACCAGTTGAAAACTTATCAATCACCAAAAACAACTCATGCTGCTTGCTTCCAACAAAACGCTCCCCCTAACTAATGCAGCTTAAATGAGTGGTCAGATAAGTACATTCCACAGGTAAAATAACATGGGAAAACCAATATTCTGAAATTAAGGAAACCAATTGTTAACCTCAGACACAGGAAGACCAAATGTATTCCCAGAAAGTGTTCCTTTGACTGTCTCAATTGCACCAAGAAGAGGAGCTCCTGGAACAAGCACCAATACAATGCCAAAACGCATTAGATAAATCCATGAGAAGCAGCCATATTTCTTAAAGTTTTGATGCAAGCAAGTCATACCAACTGCAAAATAGGCATTAATGTGTTCATCCAACCATTGCATATaatgttttggagcaatttcaaGCTTTAACCACTCCAAAAAGTAACGAAAGACGTTATTCCCCAATGAATGTGCAAATACTAATGATGGCCCGCCGCGAAGTTTAAGGGCAGTTTCAAACGTGAGTCTGCGACAAGGAAAATAAACGTTTAGAAGTTTAGGAACCCTTGAACAAACCACTAAATGAACTACTCGCATTAGACATTGTTATGGCAGAATATTCACATTATTTTATTAGTGATCATCAATACCAATTAAAATGTGAATAtctggcccagtggtagagttgcggGAGtgaacctagaggtcacaagttcaattcctgaagCAACCTccctacatattatgtgggggtaaggtccgTGTGACACGTACATCTTACTTGTCCCTGACCGCTCCCACTGCGGAcgccttgtgcacgggaattgtttacctttttttaccaATGCCAACTAAGCTTTCCACCAGTAACTTAATGAAAAGCTCaactttttgattttcaaattagTGCATGCATGCAACATAAAATTTGTGCTTGTGCATAGATATATCAGAACTGGAAGCATAAAAGACAATGCCTGGCCCCTAATTTTACTGATTTAAACTTTCTATGTCGACTGCCTTCAACATCTCTCTCCCAAAAGTGCAATTTACTATGCTCAAACTTTGTTGCTAACTGGTCCACCAAATTACTGCAGGTATCTTAAAGGTTTTAACTGACTCATCTGCAGGCAACTTTAAAAGTTTAACGTGTTAAAAAATAAGTGAGAAAGAGAAAACTGGAGTCGAAAGAGAGAGCAACAAAGACAACCTACGCTTTACTAATTTGAGACTCACAATTCTGTGCCCTACGGCAGTTGGAGAATTCTACATAGTAACTCAACATTTGTAATAGCAATATAGCATCTTCCATGGTGTTTGATATAACCATAGAAAATATTAACAGATCACAAAGTTACTGATTGTTGAAGTTGTAAACTCCATGAAGAATATTACAGAAAGGATTTCGGAGTGAATGGTCCACTTAGTATTCCAGAGATGTAATCTAATAATGACATCAtcaatgatgatttttttagcAGAATGATATAATaaacaatgatgatgatgatgataggcACCAAGGATTACTCAGGAAGTATACAAACTTTAGCTTGTGAAAATAAAGGTCACGTTGCTCGAGCATAGATGGCGGCAACCTCCAATCATATGGGACAGCCATAATTGCATTTGCCTCAATGCCAAATTCAATGCACCACTTAACCCATTCTTTCCACACTGAAGAAAGAGAGCCTGCAACCCAAAAAACATCgtatttgtttatttaaatCAGAGCATGACATCAAAAGCCACAATATATACATTCGCAACATTCACATTCTGAAAGATATAGTTTGTTAGTCAAGCAAAAGAGGGGATGGAACAAAAGACGACCTGTTATATAACCAGGATCAAGTTCCGTGATGGCAGAGAGACCACTGTCCGGCCGTGACTTGCATTCAGGATGATCAGTTTGATTGTGAGGGTCTAACAGCATGCATTTCAGCCAGCAGTTTACAGCAGACAAAAGCTG
This genomic stretch from Tripterygium wilfordii isolate XIE 37 chromosome 22, ASM1340144v1, whole genome shotgun sequence harbors:
- the LOC119990496 gene encoding phospholipid--sterol O-acyltransferase-like isoform X1; translation: MLLDPHNQTDHPECKSRPDSGLSAITELDPGYITGSLSSVWKEWVKWCIEFGIEANAIMAVPYDWRLPPSMLEQRDLYFHKLKLTFETALKLRGGPSLVFAHSLGNNVFRYFLEWLKLEIAPKHYMQWLDEHINAYFAVGAPLLGAIETVKGTLSGNTFGLPVSEGTSRLMFNSFGSSLWMLPFSKYCRADNTYWKHFSGGSRKGHHSHQCEEQEFQSNYSGWPTNIINIEIPFTNRFNAYPTISEIPETNLSSMECGQPTQLSFSAREIADGTFFKAIEDYDSDSQRLLYQLQKSYHGDPVLNPLTPWDRPPIKNVFCIYGIDSKTEVGYHFAPNGKPYPDNWIITDVIYEIEGSLFSRSGNLVEGNPGAASGDETVSLINLICVSYNSLSWCKNWLGPKVNITRAPQSEHDGSDVQVKLNVEHHYEVDIVPNMTKSPRMKHITYYEDSESIPGKRTAVWELDKANHRNIVRSPVLMRELWLQMWHDIHPDAKSKFVTKAKRGPLRYEDCYWDYGKARCAWPEYCEYRYVFGDVHLGQSCRLKNSSADLLLHYL
- the LOC119990496 gene encoding phospholipid--sterol O-acyltransferase-like isoform X2, translating into MLLDPHNQTDHPECKSRPDSGLSAITELDPGYITGSLSSVWKEWVKWCIEFGIEANAIMAVPYDWRLTFETALKLRGGPSLVFAHSLGNNVFRYFLEWLKLEIAPKHYMQWLDEHINAYFAVGAPLLGAIETVKGTLSGNTFGLPVSEGTSRLMFNSFGSSLWMLPFSKYCRADNTYWKHFSGGSRKGHHSHQCEEQEFQSNYSGWPTNIINIEIPFTNRFNAYPTISEIPETNLSSMECGQPTQLSFSAREIADGTFFKAIEDYDSDSQRLLYQLQKSYHGDPVLNPLTPWDRPPIKNVFCIYGIDSKTEVGYHFAPNGKPYPDNWIITDVIYEIEGSLFSRSGNLVEGNPGAASGDETVSLINLICVSYNSLSWCKNWLGPKVNITRAPQSEHDGSDVQVKLNVEHHYEVDIVPNMTKSPRMKHITYYEDSESIPGKRTAVWELDKANHRNIVRSPVLMRELWLQMWHDIHPDAKSKFVTKAKRGPLRYEDCYWDYGKARCAWPEYCEYRYVFGDVHLGQSCRLKNSSADLLLHYL